A single region of the Montipora capricornis isolate CH-2021 chromosome 13, ASM3666992v2, whole genome shotgun sequence genome encodes:
- the LOC138030116 gene encoding uncharacterized protein — translation MGSPLGPLMANTFMCSIEDRLQDQGKLPEFYKRYVDDTLSIMPNVETAKSFLSVLKEIHPSVSFTMELGEHGKLPFLGTEIRKCNGCLETRVYRKPTDTGLLLHYKSHVDVRYKKSLLKTMLDRAFKLSSTWKLFHLECDRLTQTFSRLQYPAQLLQSTISNFVTKKVSDEAISTRACNVNEAPVRIVLPFKDQRSANSARRQLGELGRKIGIDIHAVYTSRKIGHHIKPKEKKPPIINQQRVVYHYKCGLCDANYVGYTCRHLYQRVEEHMKGSSSIGNHIKEQHGTVPSDIYRDFKILRKCESKFDCLIYEMLFIKEL, via the coding sequence ATGGGTTCGCCACTTGGACCCCTGATGGCCAACACATTTATGTGCAGTATTGAAGATCGACTTCAGGACCAAGGGAAATTACCCGAGTTCTACAAACGctatgtggatgacacattAAGCATAATGCCCAACGTCGAAACAGCAAAATCATTCCTTTCTGTTCTGAAAGAGATCCATCCATCGGTTAGCTTCACCATGGAACTTGGCGAACACGGTAAACTTCCCTTCCTGGGAACGGAGATTCGGAAATGCAATGGTTGCTTGGAGACAAGGGTATACAGAAAACCAACTGACACCGGATTATTGCTGCATTACAAGAGCCACGTCGATGTTAGATACAAGAAGTCATTGCTAAAAACAATGCTGGATCGTGCCTTTAAATTGTCATCTACCTGGAAACTGTTCCACCTGGAATGTGACCGTCTCACACAAACGTTCTCCCGACTTCAGTACCCAGCCCAACTGCTGCAATCGACCATCAGTAATTTTGTCACCAAGAAAGTTTCCGACGAGGCAATTTCCACACGAGCATGTAACGTGAATGAAGCGCCTGTCAGAATAGTGTTACCTTTCAAAGATCAGAGATCGGCTAATTCAGCGCGAAGGCAACTTGGGGAACTGGGCCGAAAAATTGGAATTGATATTCACGCCGTGTATACAAGCCGTAAGATTGGACACCATATCAAACCGAAAGAAAAGAAGCCGCCTATCATAAACCAGCAACGCGTTGTTTACCATTACAAGTGTGGTTTGTGCGATGCAAACTATGTCGGGTATACGTGCCGACACCTCTATCAGCGCGTCGAGGAACACATGAAAGGATCGTCTTCAATCGGGAATCACATTAAAGAGCAACATGGAACAGTCCCTAGTGACATATatcgtgactttaagatcttgagaaagTGCGAAAGTAAATTCGATTGCCTCAtctacgaaatgctttttataaaggAGCTTTAG
- the LOC138030711 gene encoding hemicentin-2-like — MIIEGKKLTLSCQATGIPAPTVFWVKTGSGQRTNGTELVFINISRSGAGEYVCEARNRHGNASESATIDVQYPPEGIQLHVSEDVVCNGATVSFHCSSETANPKDLTYQLYENNVMKGGISSTGVWNNRMTVGEVFIYKCMVNNSVGTALSTSVSVTVNVSSSVQTIPNKVVREGGNMTLLCNASGIPEPTVSWINVRNEQRTDGNKLMFENITRYQTGEYICEATNPCGNATEAATIDVHFEPEMAQLVPSETTVCLGDSITFNCSANSNPAVHIYQLYVNGMTANENNTTGVWNRTMTTRGEFVYKCMVNNTVGTAMSTNVSITVNVPSFIQPIHNEMIIEGGNVIFTCNASGFPTPTILWVKTSNGQRTNGTELVFTNITRDQAGEYRCEAINLCNTDTEMATVDVQFKPEMVVLDPSATTVCRGDFIVFNCSAFSNPEAHTYELFVNGSMSNGISGIGIWNINMATGGVFVYKCRVNNTIGTAMNMELFVTVNEPSSIRPFTKKAIIEGENLTIICEATGTSPLTISWVKTSDGVRTNGKKLVFTYINRTEEGEYRCEASNLCGDASGSVELDVLFKPEMLQLFASEATVCNGSSITFNCSAYSNPMVHTYHLYENGNMVEEISSTGVWTRTMSAGGEFLFKCMVNNTVGTAMSPDVSVTVSVFSSIEAIKGNRTLTEGENLNLSCQASGHPLPFVSWIKVGSGQRTNSSNLELTNIQRNQYGKYRCEASNPCNVDTNMATVDVQYQPEITHISARQTVNRGNVVTLNCTADGNPAATVRWTRLSDNSDVNMPLTISRKDDEGNYRCTASNSVGSVTRETSIVVNFPAIVPFVDSIIVQKGDNVTLFCNASGTPPPSVMWTHVPTGRTRYSETWFITDIQVSDLGEYRCDANNINGRANDSVTIQFEVYYEDDSENHTFFYELTSSRFQKVAIRWCDFIGPPCQTVSSYDNLKLNGI; from the exons ATGATCAtcgaaggaaaaaaattgactttGTCATGTCAAGCAACTGGTATCCCAGCACCAACTGTGTTTTGGGTCAAGACTGGTAGTGGACAGCGTACAAATGGAACTGAGTTAGTTTTCATCAATATTAGCAGGAGTGGAGCTGGAGAATACGTATGTGAAGCAAGGAATCGACACGGCAACGCTTCAGAGTCTGCAACAATTGATGTACAGT ACCCACCAGAGGGAATCCAGTTACATGTTAGTGAAGACGTAGTCTGTAATGGAGCAACCGTCTCTTTCCATTGCTCGTCTGAAACTGCGAATCCAAAGGATCTTACTTATCAGCTTTATGAGAATAACGTCATGAAAGGTGGCATTAGCAGTACTGGAGTTTGGAACAACAGAATGACAGTTGGCGAAGTATTCATCTATAAGTGCATGGTAAACAACAGTGTTGGGACAGCTCTGAGCACAAGTGTGTCTGTTACTGTCAATG TGTCCTCATCTGTCCAAACTATTCCGAACAAAGTTGTAAGAGAGGGCGGCAATATGACTCTTCTCTGCAATGCATCTGGCATTCCTGAACCAACTGTTTCTTGGATAAATGTCCGCAATGAACAGCGCACTGATGGGAACAAGTTGATGTTTGAAAATATCACCAGATACCAAACTGGAGAATACATATGCGAAGCAACCAATCCATGCGGGAATGCCACAGAAGCTGCGACCATTGATGTGCATT TTGAACCAGAGATGGCTCAGCTGGTACCCAGTGAAACAACGGTGTGCCTTGGAGATTCCATCACGTTCAATTGCTCTGCTAACAGTAACCCTGCTGTGCATATATATCAGTTGTATGTAAATGGAATGACTGCGAATGAAAACAACACAACAGGAGTTTGGAACAGAACAATGACAACTAGAGGAGAGTTTGTCTACAAATGCATGGTTAATAACACTGTTGGAACAGCAATGAGCACAAATGTCAGCATCACTGTCAATG TTCCCTCATTCATCCAGCCGATACACAATGAGATGATAATTGAAGGTGGAAATGTGATCTTCACTTGTAATGCATCTGGGTTTCCTACACCTACTATTCTTTGGGTCAAGACCAGCAATGGGCAACGCACTAATGGAACGGAGTTGGTGTTCACAAATATTACTAGAGATCAAGCTGGAGAATACAGATGTGAAGCTATTAATCTATGTAACACGGACACAGAGATGGCAACAGTTGATGTGCAGT TCAAACCAGAGATGGTTGTATTAGATCCAAGCGCAACAACAGTCTGCCGTGGGGATTTTATAGTGTTCAACTGTTCAGCTTTCAGCAACCCTGAAGCACATACCTATGAGTTGTTTGTAAATGGAAGTATGTCCAATGGAATCAGCGGAATAGGAATATGGAACATAAACATGGCAACTGGAGGAGTATTTGTCTACAAATGCAGGGTTAACAACACTATCGGAACAGCAATGAACATGGAATTGTTTGTTACCGTAAATG AGCCTTCATCCATCCGTCCATTTACAAAGAAAGCGATAATTGAAGGGGAAAACTTGACCATAATATGTGAAGCAACAGGTACCTCACCACTGACTATATCTTGGGTCAAGACTAGTGATGGAGTGCGTACCAATGGAAAAAAGTTGGTTTTTACATATATCAATAGGACTGAGGAGGGAGAATACAGATGTGAAGCAAGTAATCTATGTGGCGATGCTTCCGGTTCTGTAGAACTTGATGTGTTGT TTAAACCGGAGATGCTCCAGTTATTTGCCAGCGAAGCAACAGTCTGCAACGGTTCGTCCATCACCTTCAACTGTTCAGCTTATAGTAACCCCATGGTCCATACGTATCACTTGTATGAAAACGGAAACATGGTTGAGGAAATCAGCAGCACAGGAGTTTGGACCAGGACAATGTCCGCTGGAGGAGAGTTTCTCTTCAAATGCATGGTTAATAACACTGTTGGAACAGCTATGAGCCCAGATGTCTCTGTGACTGTCAGTG TGTTTTCATCGATCGAGGCGATTAAAGGGAACAGGACGTTGACTGAAGGAGAGAACTTGAATCTATCTTGTCAAGCATCTGGCCATCCCCTACCATTCGTTTCATGGATCAAAGTTGGCAGTGGACAACGCACCAATTCAAGTAATTTGGAATTAACAAATATCCAAAGAAATCAATATGGAAAATACAGATGTGAAGCTAGTAACCCATGCAATGTTGACACAAACATGGCAACAGTTGATGTGCAGT ATCAGCCAGAAATAACTCATATTTCTGCACGTCAAACCGTGAATAGAGGCAATGTAGTGACCCTTAATTGTACAGCTGATGGTAACCCAGCAGCAACTGTTCGATGGACCAGACTTTCTGATAACAGTGATGTCAACATGCCTTTGACCATCTCACGAAAAGACGATGAAGGAAACTATAGGTGTACTGCCTCAAACAGCGTCGGATCAGTCACCAGAGAAACATCAATTGTTGTAAACT TTCCTGCAATTGTGCCTTTTGTGGATAGCATTATTGTCCAAAAAGGTGATAATGTCACATTGTTCTGCAATGCCTCTGGAACGCCACCACCATCTGTGATGTGGACCCATGTGCCCACAGGTCGCACTCGGTACAGTGAGACATGGTTTATCACCGATATTCAAGTCAGTGATCTTGGGGAATACCGCTGTgatgcaaacaatattaatggGCGTGCCAACGACTCTGTGACTATTCAATTCGAAG TTTACTACGAGGATGATTCCGAAAATCACACGTTTTTTTATGAGTTAACTAGCAGTCGTTTTCAAAAAGTGGCAATTAGATGGTGTGATTTCATCGGACCACCATGCCAAACTGTCAGTAGTTACGATAATTTAAAACTTAACGGAATATAA